In Pyxicephalus adspersus chromosome 12, UCB_Pads_2.0, whole genome shotgun sequence, a genomic segment contains:
- the VIPAS39 gene encoding spermatogenesis-defective protein 39 homolog, translated as MSRAKEDEDYWNASKFKAFTFDDQDEDGLSQLKDSKRAVNSLKALVDEDDEDWDKFTWTGEPVGSISWSIKETSSTGRGLDARTPGTDKTRSESSSYPFPKPVVSSYSLGNFFKGKSRQNSLQSLSDAFLETSNRHYAPELRKPRSEYQDYSGEWSIEDTVRRMSRGKVCSLERFRSLKDKLQLLDEAVRLHDGNVITAVLIFLKRTLHSEILFRELKERQEALRHFIHFLKETMDQQLLLELFRYLEWTEELALCKYREHLNIADAEQRRDFLKSKCLSLPFSPEDATQVQDHYTLLERQIIIEVNDKHLEASGQEVFRRHPRKSSLLFMPLVTTLFYSCIYHYTEGEGTFSSPTNLRKTFKIPEKLYILTALAARAKLRAWNDVDALFTTKNWLGYTKKKAPVGFHRVVEILHKHGAPVQILQEYIRLVEDVETRISLGTKYKCHDVVIDTYRDLKDRQQLMVYRCKVERGSPDEEKIDQILINTQIRWKN; from the exons ATGTCCAGGGCAAAGGAGGATGAAGATTACTGGAATGCTTCCAAGTTTAAGGCATTCACTTTTGATGATCAGGATGAGGATGGACTGTCCCAG CTGAAAGACTCGAAACGTGCTGTGAACAGCTTAAAAGCCCTTGTGGATGAAGATGATGAAGACTGGGACAAATTCACCTGGACTGGGGAACCGGTGGGGA GTATATCATGGTCTATTAAAGAGACCTCATCGACAGGCCGAGGGCTGGACGCAAGGACTCCAGGAACTGACAAAACTCGGTCAGAGTCGTCTTCCTACCCCTTCCCCAAACCTGTGGTGTCCTCCTATTCCCTGGGCAACTTCTTTAAAG GAAAGTCCAGGCAGAACAGTTTACAGTCGCTGTCTGATG CTTTTCTAGAGACGAGCAACAGACATTATGCTCCAGAGCTGCGGAAACCCAGATCTGAATACCAG GATTACAGCGGAGAGTGGAGCATTGAAGATACAGTGCGGAGGATGAGCAGAGGAAAG GTCTGCTCCCTGGAGAGGTTCCGCTCACTGAAAGACAAGCTGCAACTACTGGATGAAGCCGTCCGACTTCATGATGGAAATGTCATCACAGCT GTGTTAATATTCCTGAAAAGGACATTACATTCCG AGATTCTCTTCCGGGAGCTAAAGGAGAGACAGGAGGCCCTGCGACACTTCATTCATTTCCTGAAGGAGACAATGGACCAGCAACTGCTGTTGGAGCTCTTTAG GTATCTGGAGTGGACAGAAGAGTTGGCG CTGTGTAAATATCGGGAACATCTGAATATTGCGGATGCCGAGCAACGCAGAGACTTCTTGAAGAGTAAATGTCTCAG cctccccttctcCCCGGAAGATGCAACCCAAGTACAGGACCATTATACCTTGCTGGAGCGGCAGATCATCATCGAG GTCAATGATAAACACCTGGAGGCCTCTGGACAAGAAGTCTTCCGAAGACACCCCAGGAAATCTTCTCTGCTCTTCATGCCGCTGGTCACCACCCTGTTCTATTCCTGCATCTACCACTACACAGAGGGCGAG GGAACCTTCAGCAGTCCTACTAATCTCCGGAAGACCTTCAAG ATCCCCGAGAAGCTGTACATTCTCACGGCGCTGGCAGCGCGGGCCAAGCTGCGAGCATGGAATGACGTAGATGCCCTTTTTACTACCAAG AATTGGCTGGGTTACACCAAAAAGAAAGCGCCGGTCGGCTTTCACCGAGTAGTGGAGATCTTACACAAGCATGGGGCCCCAGTTCAG ATTCTGCAGGAATACATCCGGCTGGTGGAGGACGTGGAAACCCGAATATCACTGGGTACAAAGTACAAGTGCCATGACGTTGTGATTGAT ACGTACAGAGACCTGAAGGACCGCCAGCAGCTGATGGTTTATCGATGTAAGGTGGAGCGCGGATCCCCAGACGAAGAAAAAATCGACCAGATTCTCATCAACACG CAAATCCGCTGGAAAAATTGA
- the AHSA1 gene encoding activator of 90 kDa heat shock protein ATPase homolog 1, giving the protein MAKWGEGDPRWIVEQRADATNVNNWHWTERDATSWSNDKLKELFLGLSVTGEEGTCEVTEVSKLDGEASINNRKGKLIFFYEWDVKLNWKGESQSGVKYKGHVEIPNLSDENDPSEVEIRVSLAKDEPDTSLINLMRKEGSQKIREAISKYISTLKTEFTQGMILPVSNGVSHTAVGNVKQKALPSETQNTKSATCQNTGVKIPTCKISMKETFLTSPEELYRVLTTQELVQGFTHAPATVVADKGGKFQLLGGNVSGEFLDLEPEKRILMSWRFKSWPAGHHAAITLSLSDKGGETELQMEARGVPQSEEQHTKDGWKRYYFDGIKQTFGYGAMLL; this is encoded by the exons ATGGCTAAGTGGGGAGAGGGAGACCCGCGCTGGATTGTGGAGCAGAGGGCGGACGCCACCAACGTCAACAATTGGCACTG GACAGAGAGAGACGCCACGTCGTGGTCTAATGATAAATTGAAGGAGCTGTTCCTGGGGCTGTCGGTAACGGGCGAGGAAGGAACCTGCGAGGTGACCGAGGTCAGTAAGTTGGACGGTGAGGCCTCCATCAACAACCGCAAAGGGAAACTCATCTTCTTCTATGAGTGGGATGTCAAACTGAACTGGAAAG GAGAGTCGCAGTCTGGAGTGAAATATAAAGGACACGTGGAAATCCCAAACCTGTCGGATGAAAATGACCCCAGTGAGGTGGAG ATCAGAGTCTCACTTGCCAAAGATGAGCCAGACACCAGCCTGATCAATCTGATGAGAAAGGAGGGCAGTCAGAAGATTCGGGAGGCCATCTCTAAGTACATCTCCACCCTGAAGACAG AGTTCACACAAGGAATGATCCTGCCAGTCTCCAACGGTGTCTCACACACGGCTGTCGGCAATGTTAAGCAAAAAGCGCTTCCGTCGGAG ACGCAGAACACCAAATCAGCAACGTGTCAGAACACCGGAGTGAAAATCCCCACATGTAAAATCTCCATGAAGGAGACTTTCCTGACCTCCCCAGAGGAGCTGTACCGGGTACTCACCACCCAGGAG TTGGTTCAGGGCTTCACACACGCACCAGCGACAGTTGTGGCGGACAAGGGTGGAAAATTCCAATTATTGGGAGGAAATGTCAGCGGAGAATTTTTGGATTTG GAGCCAGAAAAGAGAATTCTCATGTCCTGGAGGTTCAAGTCCTGGCCGGCAG GACACCACGCCGCCATCACGCTGTCCCTGTCAGATAAAGGCGGAGAGACGGAGCTGCAGATGGAGGCACGAGGAGTTCCGCAAAGCGAGGAGCAGCACACGAAGGACGGCTGGAAACGATATTACTTCGATGGCATCAAGCAGACCTTTGGTTATGGGGCAATGCTGTTATAA
- the ISM2 gene encoding isthmin-2 produces MWGDILILLLLLGCRLEIPLGAPSSRQGPHQDSQTPEVTAHSHRQTDGTDEGQEEAAPFTLDLQSLSGANLTSENPNIQVTIEVDPASQAEVELDLSDTRTDWTDSDWVTHHELFWPLFWEYSDLPSGETSTPRAPGPEPGGDYSSQYEWEDNVLSGRDPTGENWISEDKYHYDYEEEGWSSWSPCSASCGHPTQIRTRSCGYSCTATESRVCDLPPCPGEPSDPTPFYAPPLISHLDSCDRWLTCKSEFLSNYLHRVLTELPSCPCSYPSEAVYSSLVLRDEKLGRSFRWRDASGGRERLDIYNVGARFCLRSLLTRDSSSLGAQHCCYDHSLRLVTRGSAAAIPNLISADFSPELHYKADVLPWILCKGDWSRIHSLRPPNNGRSCPENPPEEEYLAQLQEAREF; encoded by the exons ATGTGGGGCGACATTCtcatccttctcctcctcctcggCTGCCGACTGGAGATCCCACTGGGGGCCCCTTCCTCCCGCCAGGGACCCCACCAG GACAGCCAGACGCCCGAGGTCACTGCGCATAGCCACCGACAGACAGACGGGACAGACGAAGGTCAGGAGGAGGCAGCACCGTTCACCCTGGACCTTCAGAGCCTGTCAGGGGCCAACCTGACCTCCGAGAACCCAAACATCCAG GTGACGATTGAGGTGGATCCGGCGTCCCAGGCGGAGGTGGAGTTGGATCTATCGGATACGCGGACAGATTGGACAGACTCTGATTGGGTGACTCATCACGAGCTCTTCTGGCCTCTCTTCTGGGAGTACAGCGATTTACCCAGTGGGGAAACCTCCACTCCGAGGGCTCCGGGCCCTGAGCCTGGGGGTGACTATTCCTCACAATATGAATGGGAGGATAATGTCCTGAGCGGGCGAGATCCCACCGGAGAGAACTGGATCTCTGAGGACAAATATCACTATG ATTATGAGGAGGAGGGGTGGAGTTCTTGGTCGCCATGCAGCGCTTCCTGTGGCCACCCCACCCAGATACGGACTCGCTCCTGCGGATATTCCTGCACTGCCACCGAATCCCGCGTGTGTGACCTCCCGCCATGCCCAGGTGAGCCCAGTGACCCCACCCCATTCTATGCTCCACCCCTTATTT CTCACCTGGACAGCTGTGACCGTTGGCTCACCTGTAAGAGTGAATTCCTAAGTAATTATTTGCACCGGGTGTTGACAGAGTTGCCCAGCTGCCCCTGCTCTTACCCCTCGGAGGCCGTGTACAGCTCTCTAGTGCTGCGGGATGAGAAGTTAGGACGCAGTTTCCGGTGGAGGGACGCCAGTGGCGGTCGGGAGCGGTTGGACATCTACAATGTGGGGGCCCGGTTCTGTCTGCGTTCATTGCTGACCCGGGACAGCAGCAGCCTGGGGGCTCAGCATTGCTGCTACGACCATTCCTTGAGACTAGTAACACGCGGCAGTGCTGCCGCCATCCCCAACCTTATCAGTGCCGATTTCTCCCCCGAACTCCACTACAAGGCCGATGTGCTGCCCTGGATCCTATGTAAGGGCGACTGGAGCCGTATCCACTCCCTCCGCCCCCCAAACAATGGCCGCAGCTGTCCCGAGAACCCCCCTGAGGAGGAGTACCTGGCCCAGCTACAGGAGGCCCGCGAGTTCTAG